The sequence TGGTTATGATAGTTTGTTTTAATCACAGGAATGGCTAGAATTTAGAACGATACCAATGTCTATAAATATTATGTTCAATTCTTTTACTAATAAGAGGATATGTTCAATTTTGAAACAGTGTCAAACACGAGTACAAGCAACCCTGGGTTGAGGAGAATCCCCAATTGACAACATGCAACCCAAGCTCCAATCACCGTGTTTTACCTACTGATGCTCCACAAGAAGTTGAGGAGGGTAAAGAAATCATATTCACTTATGATGTATCATTTACGGTATTGACCAACTCTTTCCTGCTGTTTTCTGTAATTTTTATTATATGGTCAAACTCTTCTTCGTTGTATAAATACTTCCATTGATGATTAATCTATACGTACATGCAAGTAACAGTTCTATCTTTCAGGAAAGTGACATCAAATGGGCTTCtcgttgggatacatatcttctcATGACAGATGAtcagatccactggttttctataaTCAATTCATTAATGATTGTGTTGTTCCTTTCTGGCATGGTGGCAATGATTATGATGAGAACACTGTACCGAGATATTTCAAAGTACAATCAGTTGGAGACACAGGATGAAGCCCAAGAAGAAACAGGATGGAAACTGGTCCACGGAGATGTATTCAGGGCCCCAACCAATTCAAGCCTACTCTGTGTCTATGTAGGAACTGGAGTACAGTTTATTGGTATGACAATTGTGACAATGTTATTTGCTATGTTGGGGTTTCTTTCTCCATCCAATCGTGGTGGATTGATGACTGCAATGGTGCTGTTGTGGGTGTTTATGGGTTTGTTTGGTGGTTACTCTTCTGCTCGGTTGTACAAGATGTTCAAAGGTACAGAATGGAAAACAAACACAATCAAGACTGCTTTCACATTCCCTGGCATTGCTTTTGCCATTTTCTTTATACTCAATGGACTGATCTGGGGTGAAAAGTCCTCTGGTGCAGTTCCATTTGGGACAATGTTTGCTTTGGTCTTTTTATGGTTTGGGATATCTGTGCCCTTGGTTTTTGTTGGTAGTTACTTTGGCTACAAGAAGCCTGCAATTGAGGATCCAGTTAAGACAAATAAAATTCCCAGGCAAATTCCAGAGCAGGCATGGTACATGCAACCAGTTTTCTCAATATTCATTGGAGGCATATTGCCATTTGGAGCTGTTTTCATTGAATTGTTCTTCATCTTAACCTCCATCTGGTTACACCAATTCTACTACATTTTTGGGTTCCTTTTCATAGTCTTTGTTATCCTTATTGTCACCTGTGCTGAGATTACAATAGTCCTCTGCTACTTTCAGTTGTGCAGTGAAGACTACCATTGGTGGTGGAGAGCTTATCTGACTTCAGGCTCATCTGCACTGTACCTATTCTTATATGCTACATTCTATTTCTTCA is a genomic window of Cryptomeria japonica chromosome 7, Sugi_1.0, whole genome shotgun sequence containing:
- the LOC131039564 gene encoding transmembrane 9 superfamily member 7 produces the protein MAWNGLILLLLVLSLSSAVNCFYLPGVAPQDFKTGDELQVKVNKLSSTKTQLPYDHYSLDYCKPNKIVNSAENLGEVLRGDRIENSPYVFRMRKGKICNYACKKTLNAKSAKDFKEKIDDEYRVNMILDNLPVAVPRQRADGSLVASYEHGFRVGFKASYTGNPEEKYFIHNHLAFEVKFHKDIETDAARIVGFEVIPFSVKHEYKQPWVEENPQLTTCNPSSNHRVLPTDAPQEVEEGKEIIFTYDVSFTESDIKWASRWDTYLLMTDDQIHWFSIINSLMIVLFLSGMVAMIMMRTLYRDISKYNQLETQDEAQEETGWKLVHGDVFRAPTNSSLLCVYVGTGVQFIGMTIVTMLFAMLGFLSPSNRGGLMTAMVLLWVFMGLFGGYSSARLYKMFKGTEWKTNTIKTAFTFPGIAFAIFFILNGLIWGEKSSGAVPFGTMFALVFLWFGISVPLVFVGSYFGYKKPAIEDPVKTNKIPRQIPEQAWYMQPVFSIFIGGILPFGAVFIELFFILTSIWLHQFYYIFGFLFIVFVILIVTCAEITIVLCYFQLCSEDYHWWWRAYLTSGSSALYLFLYATFYFFTKLEITKVVSGILYFGYMTIISYAFFVLTGTIGFYACFWFVRTIYASVKID